Proteins encoded in a region of the Lepisosteus oculatus isolate fLepOcu1 chromosome 23, fLepOcu1.hap2, whole genome shotgun sequence genome:
- the LOC138224562 gene encoding uncharacterized protein isoform X1, whose protein sequence is MASCVVLLLLQTCLYIAAEGQKQRPAVGVNSPVLTLEGFIIVTCVAPESVRGISCELYRHTDPSVFRTLKVSGNECLFTVSGTELLQGLRQTGLYNDIDLSCEYRDPVSRSQRSDKTTVQVLDDPPKPELRVSPAVVRETDSVELSCEGPQSVSVSHCSFYTEGARLTESHPACRRSFTGAQLATGGRRSVVRRVQLRCQYLLTVGQVYLLSPRSKAVTLTVMDLGKPSVSVSTRGPETLVLCEAPSEITGAVFHLRQPHSRASLGEEQAAAGESAVSFHVPHSPDYPPTYCCVYQYRNISSEQSDCAGAEQRGSVSLLWRHVLSALVLVALVGFVIDFLLTSRAQRGQYSVLPSVTLHSQSGALCRRMSWGPGDAGQAVVTVC, encoded by the exons ATGGCGTCCTGTGTGGTTCTTCTCCTCCTGCAAACCT GTCTCTACATTGCAGCTGAAG GTCAAAAGCAGAGACCAGCTGTTGGTGTGAACTCTCCGGTATTAACTTTAGAAGGTTTTATCATTGTTACCTGTGTGGCTCCTGAGTCTGTGAGAGGAATCAGCTGTgagctgtacagacacacagatccCAGTGTCTTCAGGACTCTGAAAGTCTCAGGGAATGAGTGTCTCTTCACTGTGTCTGGGACAGAGCTTCTTCAGGGACTGAGACAGACTGGGCTGTACAATGATATTGATCTGAGCTGTGAGTATAGAGACCCAGTCTCTCGCTCACAGCGCAGTGACAAGACCACAGTACAGGTGCTGG ATGACCCCCCGAAGCCTGAGCTGAGAGTGAGCCCTGCAGTGGTCAGAGAGACAGACTCGGTGGAGCTGAGCTGTGAGGGGCctcagtctgtctctgtgtctcactgcTCCTTCTACACCGAGGGAGCGCGACTCACTGAGAGTCACCCAGCCTGCCGGAGGTCCTTCACTGGGGCTCAGCTGGCCACCGGGGGGCGCCGCAGTGTGGTCAGGAGGGTCCAGCTGAGGTGTCAGTACCTGTTGACCGTGGGTCAGGTCTACCTGCTGTCTCCGCGCAGCAAGGCCGTGACGCTGACCGTGATGG ATCTGGGGAAgccgtctgtctctgtctccacGCGGGGCCCTGAGACGCTGGTTCTCTGTGAAGCCCCTTCAGAGATCACCGGAGCTGTCTTCCACCTGCGGCAGCCTCACAGCAGGGCCTCTCTGGGAGAGGAACAggctgcagcaggagagagtgCAGTCAGCTTCCATGTCCCCCACAGCCCTGACTATCCCCCGACATACTGCTGTGTCTATCAGTACAGGAACATCAGCTCTGAGCAGAGTGACTGCGCTGGAGCTGAGCAGAGAG GGTCCGTCAGCCTGCTGTGGCGTCATGTCCTCAGCGCTCTGGTGCTTGTGGCCCTTGTAGGATTTGTCATTGACTTCCTGCTCACCAGCAGAGCACAGAGAGGTCAGTACTCAGTACTGCCGTCAGTCACCCTTCACAGCCAATCAG GGGCTCTGTGCAGGAGGATGAGTTGGGGTCCGGGCGACGCCGGGCAGGCCGTGGTCACAGTGTGCTGA
- the LOC138224559 gene encoding myocardin, which yields MTLLASERSLLIRNKFRSVLQLRIQNRRQQTELSSENGVRTSGVSVAGERERSNGDRETEKGGEEPPAADPPSLALCSEKGAPAVLTPPVPPVWPGGQRIPQKKARLAQDLRDAVLGPAGPLELLQKHLLPLEPVSFPQSSEGFDDDITSSSSSSPEQLGGQPSPGFPPSPGRPGDPSLSDLSPGPSPSTGSSSPSGCQCSLVLLPATESGRQPGAAPDSTATPRRAAAPLLPKAAAPPPARPPRPRRPPEAKPKMRKLKYHQYIPPDQRGEGGAGPAPPPADPAYSRLLQQQQVFLQLQILNQQQPPPPAAAHSQQVVRFTAAPPPAGPQPLPLKPGPAPGDPGPAHKLELLPPNLDDLTVSELRQQLRKRGLPVSGTKPSLLERLKPFQMPRASLHPAPALDLAPLGFLAAPPAPPAPPAPPGPAEAPAAWRPEAQGWQRVEEELSVEAEMQKRMRMWHRERKREREAGGRDVSGGGTEESCETALHPFLQQETGSQGAGPEGDGQADVFSKQVLCVQPCEAIGQDFELPLEITVSPAQAPPTGRTLEEELQEAIQRVQMAPSQSIDDILDTPLSCTDSLSSVSELQAAAPAPVLPEPLCPSLSLELPASPPPAPPAPPSRKRSREPGGPDPADWLEALTSGLRPTTPPAAPFLESDFGLDSELSVSRVLDLMVEQW from the exons ATGACTCTCCTGGCGTCCGAGAGATCCCTGCTCATCCGGAACAAGTTCCGCTCCG TCCTGCAGTTACGCATACAGAACCGGAGACAGCAGACAGAGCTGAGCTCTGAAAACG GCGTGAGGACCAGCGGTGTCTCTGTCGCGGGAGAGAGGGAACGCAGCAATGGAGACCGGGAAACCGAGAAAGGAGGG GAAGAGCCCCCCGCTGCGGACCCCCCGAGTCTCGCTCTGTGCTCGGAGAAGGGTGCCCCTGCTGTGCTGACGCCCCCGGTGCCCCCGGTCTGGCCCGGTGGGCAGCGGATCCCGCAGAAGAAGGCCCGGCTGGCGCAGGACCTGAGGGACGCAGTTCTGGGTCCAGCAGGACCACTGGAGCTCCTGCAGAAACACCTCCTGCCCCTGGAGCCGG tttCCTTCCCACAGTCCTCTGAGGGCTTCGATGATGACATCACaagctcctcctcctcctctcccgaGCAGCTCGGGGGCCAGCCCTCCCCGGGCTTCCCCCCGTCGCCGGGGCGACCGGGCGACCCGTCGCTAAGCGACCTGTCCCCTGGCCCCTCCCCCTCGACCGGCAGCAGCAGCCCGAGCGGCTGTCAG TGCAGCCTGGTGTTGCTCCCGGCAACCGAGAGCGGCCGCCAGCCGGGGGCCGCGCCCGACTCCACGGCAACGCCCAGGAGAGCCGCCGCGCCGCTGCTGCCCAAG GCggccgcccccccgccggcccGCCCGCCGCGCCCGCGCCGCCCGCCCGAGGCCAAGCCCAAGATGAGGAAGCTGAAGTACCACCAGTACATCCCGCCGGACCAGCGCGGGGAGGGCGGGGCCGGGCCGGCCCCCCCGCCCGCCGACCCCGCCTACTCCCGcctcctgcagcagcagcaggtgtTCCTGCAGCTGCAGATCCTGAACCAGCAGCAGCCGCCGCCGCCCGCCGCCGCGCACAG CCAGCAGGTGGTGAGGTTCACCGCGGCCCCGCCCCCGGCCGGCCCCCAGCCCCTCCCCCTGAAGCCGGGCCCCGCCCCCGGCGACCCGGGCCCCGCCCACAAGCTGGAGCTGCTCCCGCCCAACCTGGACGACCTCACG GTGTCCGAGCTCCGGCAGCAGCTGAGGAAGAGGGGCCTGCCGGTCTCGGGGACCAAGCCCTCCCTGCTGGAGCGCCTCAAGCCCTTCCAGATGCCCCGGGCCAGCCTGCACCCCGCCCCCGCGCTCGACCTGGCGCCCCTGGGGTTCCTCGCCgcgcccccggccccccccgcccccccggcccccccggGCCCCGCGGAGGCGCCGGCGGCCTGGAGGCCCGAGGCTCAGGGCTGGCAGCGAGTGGAGGAGGAGCTGAGCGTCGAGGCGGAGATGCAGAAGAGGATGAGGATGTGGCacagggagaggaagagggagagggaggctgGGGGCCGGGACGTCAGCGGCGGCGGCACTGAGGAG TCCTGCGAGACTGCCCTCCATCCTTTCCTGCAACAGGAAACAGGAAGCCAGGGGGCGGGCCCTGAGGGTGACGGACAGGCGGACGTCTTCTCCAAGCAG GTGCTCTGCGTCCAGCCCTGCGAAGCGATTGGCCAGGACTTCGAGTTACCGTTGGAGATCACCGTGAGCCCCGCCCAGGCCCCGCCCACGGGGCGGACCCTGGaggaggagctgcaggaggCCATCCAGCGAGTGCAG ATGGCTCCCAGTCAGTCCATAGACGACATCCTGGACACTCCTCTGAGCTGCACAG acTCCCTGTCCTCGGTCTCGGAGCTGCAGGCCGCTGCCCCCGCCCCTGTGCTGCCCGAGCCGCTGTGCCCGTCGCTGTCCCTGGAGCTGCCCGCCTCCCCTCCGCCGGCGCCCCCCGCCCCGCCCTCCCGCAAGCGCAGCCGCGAGCCGGGCGGCCCGGACCCCGCGGACTGGCTGGAGGCGCTGACCAGCGGCCTGCGCCCCACCACGCCCCCCGCCGCGCCCTTCCTGGAGTCCGACTTCGGCCTGGACTCCGAGCTCAGCGTGAGCCGCGTGCTGGACCTGATGGTGGAGCAGTGGTGA
- the LOC138224562 gene encoding uncharacterized protein isoform X2, with protein sequence MASCVVLLLLQTCLYIAAEGQKQRPAVGVNSPVLTLEGFIIVTCVAPESVRGISCELYRHTDPSVFRTLKVSGNECLFTVSGTELLQGLRQTGLYNDIDLSCEYRDPVSRSQRSDKTTVQVLDDPPKPELRVSPAVVRETDSVELSCEGPQSVSVSHCSFYTEGARLTESHPACRRSFTGAQLATGGRRSVVRRVQLRCQYLLTVGQVYLLSPRSKAVTLTVMDLGKPSVSVSTRGPETLVLCEAPSEITGAVFHLRQPHSRASLGEEQAAAGESAVSFHVPHSPDYPPTYCCVYQYRNISSEQSDCAGAEQRGSVSLLWRHVLSALVLVALVGFVIDFLLTSRAQRGALCRRMSWGPGDAGQAVVTVC encoded by the exons ATGGCGTCCTGTGTGGTTCTTCTCCTCCTGCAAACCT GTCTCTACATTGCAGCTGAAG GTCAAAAGCAGAGACCAGCTGTTGGTGTGAACTCTCCGGTATTAACTTTAGAAGGTTTTATCATTGTTACCTGTGTGGCTCCTGAGTCTGTGAGAGGAATCAGCTGTgagctgtacagacacacagatccCAGTGTCTTCAGGACTCTGAAAGTCTCAGGGAATGAGTGTCTCTTCACTGTGTCTGGGACAGAGCTTCTTCAGGGACTGAGACAGACTGGGCTGTACAATGATATTGATCTGAGCTGTGAGTATAGAGACCCAGTCTCTCGCTCACAGCGCAGTGACAAGACCACAGTACAGGTGCTGG ATGACCCCCCGAAGCCTGAGCTGAGAGTGAGCCCTGCAGTGGTCAGAGAGACAGACTCGGTGGAGCTGAGCTGTGAGGGGCctcagtctgtctctgtgtctcactgcTCCTTCTACACCGAGGGAGCGCGACTCACTGAGAGTCACCCAGCCTGCCGGAGGTCCTTCACTGGGGCTCAGCTGGCCACCGGGGGGCGCCGCAGTGTGGTCAGGAGGGTCCAGCTGAGGTGTCAGTACCTGTTGACCGTGGGTCAGGTCTACCTGCTGTCTCCGCGCAGCAAGGCCGTGACGCTGACCGTGATGG ATCTGGGGAAgccgtctgtctctgtctccacGCGGGGCCCTGAGACGCTGGTTCTCTGTGAAGCCCCTTCAGAGATCACCGGAGCTGTCTTCCACCTGCGGCAGCCTCACAGCAGGGCCTCTCTGGGAGAGGAACAggctgcagcaggagagagtgCAGTCAGCTTCCATGTCCCCCACAGCCCTGACTATCCCCCGACATACTGCTGTGTCTATCAGTACAGGAACATCAGCTCTGAGCAGAGTGACTGCGCTGGAGCTGAGCAGAGAG GGTCCGTCAGCCTGCTGTGGCGTCATGTCCTCAGCGCTCTGGTGCTTGTGGCCCTTGTAGGATTTGTCATTGACTTCCTGCTCACCAGCAGAGCACAGAGAG GGGCTCTGTGCAGGAGGATGAGTTGGGGTCCGGGCGACGCCGGGCAGGCCGTGGTCACAGTGTGCTGA